The Kozakia baliensis genome includes a region encoding these proteins:
- a CDS encoding putative DNA modification/repair radical SAM protein codes for MKRTLKDRLAILSDAAKYDASCASSGSNKRDSKSLPGLGSTSNGICHAYTPDGRCISLLKILLTNFCIYDCAYCINRSSSGIERTRFSVEEIIWLTLEFYRRNYIEGLFLSSGIIRSSDYTMEEMVRVARDLRQKHHFRGYIHLKTIPDASPHLLEEAGLYADRLSINVEMPTEKGLTQYAPQKHAHDIRRAMGDMRLKIDAAREPTHTGRRSSKFAPGGQSTQMIVGADATTDQDILASSASLYTGYRLKRVYYSAFSPIPDASALLPVRSPPLLREHRLYQADWLFRFYGFEFQEITAARPDGMLDLELDPKLSWALANRALFPLDLNSASREMLLRVPGLGPRGVQAILSARRHRRLRLEDLANLNISIRKARPFIHAPGWTPGKLAERADLRSLFLPKPQQLNLI; via the coding sequence ATGAAGCGAACCCTTAAAGATCGCCTGGCTATTCTGTCCGACGCTGCGAAATACGATGCCTCCTGCGCGTCGAGCGGCTCGAACAAACGCGATTCCAAATCATTGCCGGGCCTTGGCTCCACCAGCAACGGGATTTGCCACGCCTACACGCCGGACGGGCGCTGCATCTCGCTTCTCAAAATCCTGCTAACCAATTTTTGCATTTACGATTGCGCCTATTGCATCAACCGTTCTTCATCCGGCATCGAACGAACCCGCTTCAGCGTGGAAGAAATTATCTGGCTGACGCTCGAATTCTATCGCCGCAATTATATCGAAGGCCTGTTCCTTTCCTCCGGCATCATCCGCTCCTCGGATTACACGATGGAGGAAATGGTGCGCGTGGCCCGCGACCTGCGCCAGAAGCACCATTTCCGCGGCTACATTCATCTCAAAACCATTCCGGACGCCAGCCCGCATCTGCTCGAAGAAGCTGGCCTCTATGCCGATCGGCTTTCCATCAACGTGGAAATGCCAACGGAAAAAGGCCTAACGCAATACGCCCCGCAAAAACACGCTCACGATATCCGGCGCGCCATGGGCGACATGCGCCTGAAAATCGATGCCGCACGCGAACCCACCCACACTGGCCGCCGCTCCTCCAAATTCGCTCCCGGTGGCCAAAGCACGCAAATGATCGTCGGTGCCGACGCCACGACGGACCAGGATATCCTGGCCAGCAGCGCGTCTCTTTATACCGGCTATCGCCTCAAACGCGTCTATTATTCCGCCTTCAGCCCCATTCCGGATGCCTCCGCTTTGCTCCCGGTGCGCAGCCCGCCGCTTTTACGCGAACACCGTCTTTATCAGGCCGATTGGCTGTTCCGCTTCTATGGTTTCGAATTCCAGGAGATCACCGCCGCCCGTCCGGATGGCATGCTCGATCTGGAACTGGACCCCAAACTCTCCTGGGCGCTCGCCAACCGCGCCCTGTTTCCGCTCGACCTCAACAGCGCCAGTCGTGAAATGCTGCTGCGCGTGCCTGGCCTCGGGCCGCGTGGCGTGCAAGCCATCCTCTCTGCACGACGTCACCGCCGCCTGCGCCTGGAAGATTTGGCCAATCTTAATATTTCCATCCGCAAGGCCCGCCCCTTTATCCACGCGCCCGGCTGGACGCCTGGAAAGCTGGCGGAACGTGCCGACCTGCGCAGCCTATTCCTTCCCAAACCGCAGCAACTCAATCTGATCTGA
- a CDS encoding glycosyltransferase family 4 protein, translating to MKIAQIAPLAECCPPKLYGGTERIVSYLTEELVRQGHDVTLFASGDSQTAAHLVPCSAMALRLDPTIEDRLPYYVMMLDKVRQRAHEFDVLHFHIDLMHYPLFREMKNRIVTTLHGRLNLPDLQPFYEFFSELPLVSISNDQRQPMPPVNWAATVLHGLPSDLLMPMKKPRNDYLAFLGRICPEKRPDRAIEIAMATGMPLKIAAKVDPADEEYWQSYLKPLVDSAPNIEFVGEINEQQKSDFLGHAQALLFPIDWPEPFGLVMIEAMACGTPVIAFKCGSVPEVIDEGVTGFIVSNVQEAADAVRKTVNFDRARVRATFEKRFTVERMAKDYLDIYRNLVSQPDTFVDEISLSAEIIDLREAG from the coding sequence ATGAAGATTGCCCAAATCGCTCCACTCGCTGAATGCTGCCCTCCGAAGCTTTATGGAGGAACCGAACGGATTGTCTCCTACCTGACGGAAGAACTGGTGCGCCAAGGGCATGACGTAACGCTGTTTGCGAGCGGAGACTCACAAACGGCGGCACATCTCGTGCCCTGTAGCGCTATGGCTCTGCGTCTCGATCCGACGATCGAAGATCGACTGCCTTATTATGTGATGATGCTGGATAAGGTGCGCCAACGTGCGCATGAGTTCGATGTCTTACATTTTCATATCGATCTGATGCATTACCCGCTGTTTCGGGAGATGAAAAACCGCATCGTCACGACCTTGCATGGACGGCTGAATTTGCCGGATTTGCAGCCATTTTATGAGTTCTTTTCGGAATTGCCGCTGGTTTCCATCTCCAATGATCAGCGCCAACCGATGCCGCCGGTCAATTGGGCCGCGACGGTTCTGCATGGGTTACCGTCGGATTTGCTCATGCCAATGAAAAAACCAAGGAATGATTACTTGGCTTTTCTGGGGCGAATCTGTCCGGAAAAACGGCCGGACCGGGCGATCGAAATTGCGATGGCAACCGGGATGCCGCTCAAAATTGCAGCGAAAGTCGACCCTGCGGATGAGGAATACTGGCAGAGCTACTTGAAGCCTTTGGTGGATTCCGCACCCAATATCGAATTTGTCGGGGAAATCAACGAGCAGCAAAAATCGGACTTTTTAGGACATGCGCAGGCATTGCTGTTCCCGATCGATTGGCCGGAACCTTTCGGATTAGTGATGATCGAGGCCATGGCTTGTGGGACGCCGGTGATCGCTTTCAAATGTGGCTCCGTGCCCGAGGTGATTGATGAGGGAGTGACGGGGTTTATTGTCAGTAACGTTCAGGAAGCTGCGGATGCCGTTCGAAAGACCGTTAATTTCGATAGGGCAAGGGTACGCGCGACTTTCGAGAAGCGTTTCACCGTTGAGCGGATGGCGAAGGATTATCTCGATATTTACCGTAACTTGGTCAGTCAACCGGACACATTCGTGGACGAGATTTCCCTGTCTGCGGAAATTATCGATCTACGGGAAGCTGGATAA
- a CDS encoding amylo-alpha-1,6-glucosidase → MSEEQKKIAVETAPQETGSGNVIQGGPEANGDDKFFIAANDSLQEQRFSTLKNGDTFAVFDQHGDALNMRSTPQGIFYRDTRHLSLFQLLIEGTRPILLSSTMREDNTTLTCDLTNPDIFDEDGRMVLEHDLIHVRRSRFLWQGACYERLLIRNFDDQQRKISLNLRFEVDFADLFETRGTRRKKHGVHHAPTIDKDRVTLSYTGLDERHRKTILQFDPIPTKLVANEADYEFTLNKKEARAVFVAVECDEPGCGIPLRKSFFSALREARRTLARLSSRASVIVSSNDIFNETARRSIADLYTLTTLTPQGAYPYAGIPWFSTVFGRDGLITAFEMLWVDPTIAHGVLMYLAANQATEIDPAADAEPGKILHEVRQGEMAELGEVPFKRYYGSIDSTPLFVMLAGEYLQRTGDLRSIAQLWPHIEAALGWITHYGDRDGDGFVEYGRRTKEGLANQGWKDSHDSVFHADGQLAIGPIALVEVQAYVYGAWRAAATIAQQLGRVNQAGGYTKRAEELRWNFDRRFFDENLGTYVLALDGEKNPCRVHTSNAGHALWTEIAYPERAEAVVRSLMGTTSFCGWGIRTAASSEIRYNPISYHNGSVWPHDNALIAAGFARYHFQKEASRIFEGVFAASTYIDLRRLPELLCGFPRQRAQGPTFYPVACMPQAWAAASMLYMLQSCIGLSFSPENGQIIFNRPILPSFLDEVLLYNISMGDGAIDLSLRRSRSKAVIEVMQHKGNIRVLTIT, encoded by the coding sequence ATGTCGGAAGAACAAAAAAAAATCGCCGTTGAAACAGCACCGCAAGAGACGGGCTCGGGAAACGTTATTCAAGGCGGCCCTGAAGCGAATGGTGACGACAAATTCTTTATCGCCGCCAATGACTCATTACAGGAACAAAGATTTTCCACCTTAAAAAATGGGGATACTTTCGCCGTTTTCGACCAGCATGGCGATGCTTTGAATATGCGGAGCACGCCACAGGGTATTTTTTATCGAGATACGCGCCATTTATCGCTTTTTCAGCTTCTTATTGAAGGCACTCGGCCGATCCTGCTTTCTTCGACGATGCGGGAAGATAATACGACCCTGACATGCGACCTCACCAACCCGGATATTTTCGATGAGGACGGGCGCATGGTGTTGGAACATGATTTAATTCATGTTCGGCGGTCGCGGTTTTTGTGGCAAGGGGCATGCTATGAGCGACTATTGATCAGAAATTTCGACGATCAACAGCGCAAAATCTCACTGAACCTTCGCTTTGAGGTCGATTTTGCCGATTTGTTCGAAACGCGGGGGACGCGGCGTAAAAAACATGGGGTACATCATGCGCCGACCATTGATAAAGACCGAGTTACTTTAAGCTACACTGGCTTGGATGAGCGCCATCGGAAAACGATCCTTCAATTCGACCCGATACCCACGAAACTGGTGGCCAATGAAGCGGATTACGAATTTACGCTTAACAAAAAAGAAGCGCGCGCGGTTTTTGTCGCAGTCGAATGTGATGAACCGGGTTGCGGCATACCGCTGCGGAAAAGCTTTTTCAGTGCCTTACGGGAAGCGCGCCGAACGTTGGCGCGTCTGTCTTCGCGCGCTTCGGTCATTGTTTCCTCCAACGATATTTTCAATGAAACGGCGCGTCGAAGCATCGCCGATCTCTATACATTGACAACCTTAACACCGCAGGGAGCGTATCCTTATGCGGGTATCCCTTGGTTCAGCACCGTTTTCGGGCGAGACGGTCTTATTACGGCATTTGAAATGCTGTGGGTTGATCCGACGATCGCGCATGGCGTTTTGATGTATCTGGCAGCCAACCAAGCAACGGAAATCGACCCTGCGGCGGATGCGGAACCGGGAAAAATCCTCCATGAAGTGCGCCAAGGAGAAATGGCAGAATTAGGGGAGGTGCCGTTCAAACGTTATTATGGCAGCATCGATTCCACACCGCTTTTCGTGATGTTGGCAGGGGAGTATTTGCAAAGGACTGGAGATTTAAGGTCCATAGCGCAGCTTTGGCCGCATATCGAAGCAGCGTTAGGTTGGATAACGCATTACGGCGATCGCGATGGTGACGGTTTTGTAGAATATGGGCGACGGACGAAGGAAGGGTTGGCTAATCAGGGATGGAAAGACAGCCACGATTCCGTTTTTCATGCAGACGGACAACTCGCCATAGGCCCGATCGCGCTTGTAGAAGTGCAGGCCTACGTTTACGGTGCCTGGCGTGCTGCGGCGACGATAGCGCAGCAATTAGGCCGTGTAAATCAGGCTGGAGGGTACACAAAGCGCGCGGAAGAGCTGCGCTGGAATTTCGATCGGCGGTTTTTCGATGAAAATCTAGGAACATATGTTCTGGCGCTGGATGGTGAAAAAAATCCTTGCCGAGTACATACGTCCAATGCCGGGCATGCACTATGGACAGAAATCGCTTATCCTGAGAGGGCCGAAGCCGTGGTGCGAAGCCTGATGGGGACGACTTCTTTTTGCGGGTGGGGTATTCGAACGGCGGCATCGAGCGAGATTAGATATAACCCGATCAGCTATCATAACGGTTCGGTGTGGCCTCATGATAATGCACTGATTGCGGCAGGTTTCGCCCGTTATCATTTTCAGAAAGAGGCATCGCGAATTTTCGAGGGGGTTTTTGCGGCATCGACCTATATCGATCTGCGTCGCTTGCCGGAACTGCTCTGCGGTTTTCCTCGGCAGCGTGCGCAGGGGCCGACTTTCTACCCGGTGGCGTGCATGCCGCAAGCCTGGGCGGCGGCTTCAATGCTCTATATGCTTCAGTCCTGCATCGGGCTAAGTTTCTCGCCTGAAAATGGACAGATCATTTTCAACCGCCCGATTTTACCGTCATTTCTGGATGAAGTGCTGCTGTATAACATCAGCATGGGAGATGGTGCGATTGATCTCTCATTACGCCGTTCGCGCTCCAAGGCCGTGATCGAGGTGATGCAGCATAAAGGCAATATTCGGGTTTTGACGATCACTTAG
- the nuoL gene encoding NADH-quinone oxidoreductase subunit L, giving the protein MDAVLLPFVVLSPFLGALILLFAAGRMPPRATGIVGVGSIGISALLALVIAGSFMSNPPPADTLQVGLWRWIDVEGFQSTIALTLDPLSFLMMLVVTVVGFLIHLYAYGYMRSDRDINRFFAYMNLFVAAMLVLVFSSDLLSLYIGWEGVGVCSFLLIGFWYEEEANCVAARKAFIITRIGDAFMLCGLLLLATSTGTLSIEALTHQAGATMPAITRTIALFLLLGGAVAKSAQVPMQTWLPDAMAGPTPVSALIHAATMVTAGVYIVARLHSLFAEAPVVMTVTSFIGMVTLLLAAGSALVQTDIKRILAYSTMSQLGYMFLALGTGAWEAAVFHLFTHAFFKALLFMGAGAIILRVHHKQNIYEMGGLRKAMPGVFYAFLAGSAALAGMPLLTAGFYSKEMILQNAWHANPILWVGALIGAFMTGLYIFRCVFLVFFGPMHTVPSGRTAPVMGVPLACLSVLALGGGLVEAPDVILPVHFLSHFVAPVFGEPKGEGPILLLLIGSAVPLAGVTVAWLIWGPQAQTRARAEQLGAERGPEEDVAHLARVGWGFDFFYNYLIVRPFMALGYRNKSDFLDHMSNGLAAVTRSGGGFFGRMQSGQVRRYAGWIAAGTVAALCLAVLS; this is encoded by the coding sequence ATGGATGCCGTTCTCCTTCCATTTGTTGTTCTTTCCCCTTTTCTAGGAGCGTTGATTTTACTCTTCGCGGCTGGCCGAATGCCGCCGCGCGCGACCGGGATCGTCGGCGTCGGTTCTATTGGAATATCAGCTTTGCTGGCATTGGTAATTGCAGGTTCCTTTATGTCGAACCCGCCGCCTGCCGATACGCTTCAAGTCGGCTTGTGGCGATGGATCGACGTTGAGGGTTTTCAGAGCACGATCGCTTTGACGCTCGACCCGTTATCGTTTTTGATGATGCTGGTCGTCACGGTCGTCGGCTTTCTGATTCATCTCTACGCCTACGGTTACATGCGCTCGGATCGCGATATCAATCGCTTCTTCGCCTACATGAATTTATTCGTGGCGGCGATGCTGGTGTTGGTGTTTTCCTCGGATCTGCTGAGTCTCTACATCGGTTGGGAGGGTGTCGGCGTCTGTTCCTTCCTGCTGATCGGATTTTGGTATGAGGAGGAGGCCAATTGCGTGGCGGCGCGGAAGGCTTTCATCATTACGCGTATCGGCGATGCCTTCATGCTGTGCGGATTGCTACTCTTGGCGACCTCGACCGGCACATTGAGCATTGAGGCGCTGACGCATCAGGCGGGCGCTACGATGCCGGCAATAACGAGAACGATCGCATTATTCCTTCTGTTGGGCGGGGCGGTCGCCAAATCGGCTCAGGTGCCGATGCAAACCTGGCTTCCAGACGCCATGGCCGGACCGACACCTGTTTCAGCATTGATTCATGCCGCGACCATGGTGACGGCAGGGGTTTATATCGTTGCGCGGTTGCACAGCCTCTTTGCCGAAGCACCGGTCGTGATGACAGTGACAAGCTTCATTGGCATGGTGACGTTGCTGCTGGCGGCGGGAAGCGCCCTGGTGCAGACGGACATCAAACGGATTTTGGCTTATTCGACGATGAGCCAACTCGGTTACATGTTCCTTGCTTTGGGAACGGGCGCTTGGGAAGCGGCGGTATTCCATCTCTTCACCCATGCATTCTTCAAAGCGCTGCTCTTTATGGGCGCAGGTGCGATCATCCTGCGCGTTCACCATAAGCAGAATATTTATGAGATGGGTGGCCTGCGCAAAGCAATGCCGGGCGTGTTCTACGCTTTCCTCGCTGGTTCCGCCGCGCTGGCGGGTATGCCGCTACTCACGGCGGGATTTTACAGTAAGGAAATGATCCTTCAGAACGCTTGGCATGCAAACCCTATCCTATGGGTAGGTGCACTAATCGGCGCATTCATGACGGGACTTTATATTTTCCGTTGTGTCTTTCTCGTTTTCTTCGGGCCGATGCACACGGTGCCGTCAGGACGCACAGCGCCGGTGATGGGTGTGCCATTGGCGTGCCTATCCGTGTTGGCTTTGGGGGGCGGCTTGGTAGAAGCGCCGGACGTTATTTTGCCAGTGCATTTCCTGTCTCATTTCGTTGCGCCTGTTTTTGGTGAGCCAAAGGGGGAAGGACCGATTTTGTTGTTGTTGATCGGTTCCGCCGTGCCGTTGGCTGGCGTTACCGTAGCATGGCTGATTTGGGGGCCGCAGGCTCAAACGCGCGCTCGTGCGGAACAACTCGGTGCGGAACGAGGGCCTGAGGAAGACGTGGCGCATCTTGCCCGCGTCGGCTGGGGGTTCGATTTCTTCTATAATTATCTGATCGTGCGACCGTTCATGGCGCTCGGTTATCGGAATAAGAGCGATTTCCTCGATCATATGTCCAACGGGCTGGCAGCGGTGACGCGGTCGGGCGGTGGATTTTTCGGACGGATGCAAAGCGGTCAGGTTCGGCGTTACGCAGGCTGGATCGCTGCCGGAACTGTTGCGGCTCTTTGCTTGGCGGTGCTCTCATGA
- a CDS encoding complex I subunit 4 family protein: MIALPLLTLVPFLGGIAAWAIGWRTPSARLSWYASFVALILQALILLGVTLGAVGQPGPWLAHFSASWIPMLGISFSEDLDGLSLILLWLTTILSFLCIFLTARNITEKPGLFHFLLLTAIAGINGVFLATDLFLFFFFWELMLVPMYGLIVLWGHEDRQRAAIKFFLFTQGSGLLMMLSILGLVVIHFRHTGVLTFDYFALANTPMSSQMSMLLMLGFFLAFATKLPIVPLHIWLPDTHTQAPTAGSVLLAGVLLKTGGYGLIRFVLLFFPHAAAQFAPIAIALGVLGILYGAWLSLVQDDLKRLIAYSSISHLGFVLLGIFSGSTLGLQGAVMQMVAHGLSTGALFIIAGTLQDDLHTRDMRRMGGLWAKLPHLSAVGLFFAIASLGLPGMGNFVGEFLVLLAVWHVSPLAAVLGTLGLVLSAVYSLVMIGRVFTGPSQGSAPRLPDFGMRQMTVLGATMALLVVLGMYPQPILDLSHPAKPTSGQIDRS, from the coding sequence ATGATTGCGCTTCCCCTTCTCACACTTGTGCCTTTTCTGGGCGGCATTGCCGCCTGGGCTATAGGCTGGCGGACGCCTTCAGCGCGTCTTTCTTGGTATGCTTCTTTTGTCGCGCTGATCCTGCAGGCGTTGATCCTGTTGGGCGTGACGCTCGGTGCAGTGGGGCAACCCGGACCGTGGTTAGCGCATTTCTCCGCTTCATGGATTCCCATGTTGGGCATTTCATTTAGCGAAGATTTGGATGGTCTGAGCCTTATCCTGTTATGGCTGACGACGATCCTCTCATTCCTCTGCATTTTTCTGACGGCGCGGAATATTACGGAAAAGCCGGGCTTGTTTCATTTTCTGCTGCTAACGGCGATTGCCGGCATCAATGGCGTTTTTCTCGCCACCGATTTGTTCCTGTTTTTCTTCTTCTGGGAACTGATGTTGGTGCCGATGTATGGGCTGATCGTCCTTTGGGGGCATGAGGACCGCCAACGGGCTGCGATTAAATTCTTTCTATTTACCCAAGGCAGCGGTTTGTTGATGATGCTGTCCATTCTTGGGTTGGTCGTTATTCATTTCCGGCATACGGGCGTTCTGACTTTCGATTATTTCGCGTTGGCGAACACGCCGATGTCCTCGCAAATGTCCATGCTGTTGATGCTGGGTTTCTTTTTGGCTTTCGCCACGAAACTTCCAATCGTGCCGCTTCATATCTGGCTGCCGGACACGCACACGCAAGCGCCGACGGCGGGCAGCGTGCTGTTGGCGGGTGTTTTGCTGAAAACGGGTGGGTATGGGCTGATCCGGTTCGTATTACTTTTCTTCCCGCACGCCGCGGCGCAGTTCGCGCCGATTGCCATTGCCTTGGGCGTGCTTGGCATTCTCTATGGCGCTTGGCTTTCCTTGGTGCAGGACGATCTCAAGCGGCTGATCGCCTATAGCAGCATTAGCCATCTAGGGTTTGTATTGCTGGGAATTTTCTCCGGCTCCACGCTTGGGCTTCAAGGAGCGGTCATGCAGATGGTCGCTCATGGCTTGAGCACGGGCGCTTTGTTCATCATCGCCGGAACGTTGCAAGACGATTTGCACACACGCGATATGCGGCGGATGGGCGGGCTTTGGGCGAAATTACCGCATCTTTCCGCCGTGGGCCTATTTTTCGCTATCGCCTCGCTGGGGCTGCCGGGAATGGGCAATTTCGTCGGTGAGTTCTTGGTATTGCTCGCTGTATGGCATGTCAGCCCATTGGCGGCGGTGCTGGGCACATTAGGGTTAGTGCTTTCGGCTGTGTATTCCTTGGTGATGATCGGGCGTGTGTTTACAGGCCCTTCGCAAGGCAGTGCACCGCGCCTGCCCGATTTCGGCATGCGTCAGATGACGGTGCTAGGAGCAACGATGGCGTTGCTGGTCGTGTTGGGGATGTATCCGCAACCGATTTTGGATCTATCGCATCCGGCCAAGCCAACAAGCGGTCAGATAGATCGGTCTTGA
- the wrbA gene encoding NAD(P)H:quinone oxidoreductase: MTKLLVLYYSTYGHVETMANAVAEGARRAGVEVQVKRVPELVPEEVARANHFKLDQAAPIATPAELIDYDAIIVGAPTRFGRIPSQMAQFWDQTGGLWAKGALIGKLGAAFTSTASQHGGQETTLFSILSNLLHHGMIISGLPYSFAGQTKLDEVSGGTPYGASTIAGGDGSRAVSENELAGARYLGEHVANIAKKLA, translated from the coding sequence ATGACGAAGCTTTTGGTGTTGTATTATTCGACTTATGGCCATGTCGAGACGATGGCGAACGCCGTCGCGGAAGGTGCGCGGCGCGCAGGTGTCGAGGTGCAGGTCAAGCGTGTGCCTGAGCTAGTGCCGGAAGAAGTTGCCAGGGCCAATCATTTCAAGCTGGATCAGGCGGCTCCGATCGCTACTCCGGCGGAATTGATCGATTACGATGCGATTATCGTCGGTGCGCCGACGCGTTTCGGGCGTATCCCATCGCAAATGGCGCAATTTTGGGACCAAACCGGTGGCTTATGGGCCAAAGGCGCGTTGATCGGCAAGTTGGGCGCGGCTTTTACATCAACGGCAAGCCAGCATGGCGGCCAGGAAACGACATTATTTTCCATTCTCAGCAATCTCTTGCATCACGGCATGATTATTAGCGGATTGCCTTATAGTTTTGCGGGGCAGACTAAGCTCGACGAAGTTAGCGGCGGCACGCCTTATGGCGCTTCGACGATCGCTGGCGGAGACGGTTCGCGCGCGGTCAGCGAGAACGAACTTGCTGGTGCACGCTATCTCGGCGAGCATGTGGCCAATATTGCCAAGAAGCTTGCCTGA